In the genome of Halostella limicola, one region contains:
- a CDS encoding PRC-barrel domain-containing protein, whose protein sequence is MDDTPQEITALVGREVYSNNGVFVGEVEDVRLDLDTEIVTGLALHELNSDVFGAIDGDARGVIIPYRWVQAVGDVILINDVIERIRRPEDEEEEAVA, encoded by the coding sequence ATGGACGACACGCCCCAAGAGATCACCGCGCTGGTGGGCCGGGAGGTGTACTCGAACAACGGCGTCTTCGTCGGCGAAGTCGAGGACGTCCGTCTCGACCTCGACACGGAGATAGTCACCGGCCTCGCGCTGCACGAACTGAACTCCGACGTCTTCGGCGCCATCGACGGCGACGCCCGCGGCGTCATCATCCCCTACCGCTGGGTGCAGGCGGTCGGCGACGTCATCCTGATCAACGACGTCATCGAGCGCATCCGCCGGCCCGAAGACGAGGAAGAAGAGGCAGTCGCCTAG
- a CDS encoding pyridoxal phosphate-dependent aminotransferase, whose protein sequence is MVPTVEYIEWIRGRPGAVAHDLGSSGLFAAPSESGVVPERLGDLSHPEGGPCLRDRIAERYGVDRDGVLLTAGATTANAAAAVAAADRNGGESAHSALVEKPAYEPLVDSPRLFGIDVDRFRRQPDSEYALEPQRVAGAATEDTAFVTVTNRHNPSGRLADRETLAAVAEAAAGEDAALLVDEVYAPYVLEGDGPFGGVTAAGLPNTAITGSLTKFFGLEGLCLGWVVGDPAIVGAARSAATHFASPADPSVALAERAFEHVDDLVADGRERVAANHDLLAAFVDERDDLDGRVFPGATYAFLDPHGVDGPTVAEAALERDLLVVPGRFFEDDARIRVSLGRDPERMRAALDVLGATLDDVAGASV, encoded by the coding sequence ATGGTTCCCACCGTCGAGTACATCGAGTGGATTCGGGGCCGGCCCGGCGCCGTCGCTCACGATCTGGGATCGAGCGGGCTGTTCGCCGCGCCGTCGGAATCCGGCGTCGTTCCCGAGCGGTTAGGGGATCTGTCCCACCCCGAGGGCGGTCCGTGCCTCCGGGACCGAATCGCGGAGCGGTACGGGGTCGACCGGGACGGCGTCCTCCTCACGGCGGGCGCGACGACGGCGAACGCCGCAGCGGCCGTCGCGGCCGCGGACCGGAACGGGGGTGAGAGCGCCCACTCGGCGCTCGTGGAAAAGCCGGCGTACGAGCCGCTCGTCGACAGTCCGCGGCTGTTCGGCATCGACGTCGACCGGTTCCGCCGCCAGCCCGACTCCGAGTACGCCCTGGAACCGCAGCGGGTGGCGGGCGCGGCGACCGAGGACACGGCGTTCGTGACGGTGACCAACCGGCACAACCCCTCCGGGAGATTGGCCGACCGCGAGACGCTCGCGGCGGTCGCGGAGGCCGCCGCCGGCGAGGACGCCGCGCTGCTCGTCGACGAGGTGTACGCGCCCTACGTCCTGGAGGGCGACGGCCCGTTCGGCGGCGTCACCGCGGCCGGCCTTCCGAACACCGCGATCACGGGGTCGCTGACGAAGTTCTTCGGTCTAGAGGGGCTGTGCCTGGGGTGGGTCGTCGGCGACCCGGCGATCGTCGGCGCCGCCCGCTCCGCCGCGACGCACTTCGCCAGTCCCGCGGATCCGAGCGTCGCCCTCGCGGAACGGGCGTTCGAACACGTGGACGACCTGGTCGCGGACGGTCGGGAGCGAGTCGCCGCCAACCACGACCTCCTCGCGGCGTTCGTCGACGAGCGCGACGACCTCGACGGGCGAGTGTTCCCGGGCGCCACGTACGCCTTCCTCGACCCGCACGGCGTCGACGGGCCGACGGTCGCAGAGGCGGCGCTGGAGCGGGACCTGCTGGTCGTCCCCGGCCGCTTCTTCGAGGACGACGCGCGGATCCGGGTGAGCCTCGGTCGCGATCCCGAGCGGATGCGCGCGGCGCTCGACGTCCTCGGCGCGACGCTCGACGACGTCGCCGGGGCGAGCGTCTGA
- a CDS encoding DHH family phosphoesterase yields the protein MNTGVAISSISTYAILGCGSVGHAVAEELVDQGKDVLIIDKDPGRVEALRDQDLNAQQADISDGSVAEMVDDRDVILIMSSDVEANKAAVSNIREQEADHFVVVRASDPVSSDELTELGADHVINPSAVIADSALRSLETGELEYKARQLSDVLTDTKDRVAILTHDNPDPDSIASAAALQAIAEHLDVEADILYLGDIGHQENRAFVNLLGIELHNWNDIEDFDAYDTVALVDHAKASEVTHDLAVDVLIDHYEPDEDYDAEFVDVRPNMSSTSTILTKYIQEFDMNVGEEVATALLYGIRAETLDFKRDTTPADLTAAAYLYPFANHDTLEQVESPSMSPETLDVLAEAITNREVQGSHLVSNAGFIRDRDALSQAAQHLLNLEGITTTAVFGIADDTIYLAARSKDIRMNIGKVLADAYAEIGEAAGHSTQASAEIPLGIFTGIETNEENRDTLLQLTEEAVKRKLFDAMGVESGESGNGS from the coding sequence ATGAACACTGGGGTCGCTATCTCCTCGATCTCGACGTACGCTATCCTCGGTTGCGGGAGCGTCGGTCACGCGGTCGCCGAGGAACTCGTCGACCAGGGGAAGGACGTACTCATCATCGACAAGGACCCGGGGCGAGTCGAGGCGCTGCGCGACCAGGACCTCAACGCCCAGCAGGCGGACATCAGCGACGGCTCGGTCGCCGAGATGGTCGACGACCGCGACGTCATCCTCATCATGTCCTCCGACGTGGAGGCGAACAAGGCGGCGGTGTCGAACATCCGCGAGCAGGAGGCCGACCACTTCGTCGTCGTCCGGGCCAGCGACCCGGTCTCCAGCGACGAGCTGACCGAACTGGGCGCCGACCACGTCATCAACCCCTCGGCGGTCATCGCGGACTCCGCGCTCCGCTCGCTGGAGACGGGCGAACTGGAGTACAAGGCCCGGCAGCTGAGCGACGTGCTGACCGACACGAAAGATCGCGTGGCGATCCTCACCCACGACAACCCCGACCCCGACTCGATCGCGAGCGCGGCGGCGCTGCAGGCGATCGCGGAGCACCTCGACGTCGAGGCGGACATCCTCTATCTCGGCGACATCGGCCACCAGGAGAACCGGGCGTTCGTCAACTTGCTGGGGATCGAGCTCCACAACTGGAACGACATCGAGGACTTCGACGCGTACGACACGGTCGCGCTCGTCGACCACGCCAAGGCCTCCGAGGTGACCCACGACCTCGCGGTCGACGTGCTCATCGACCACTACGAGCCCGACGAGGACTACGACGCGGAGTTCGTCGACGTGCGCCCGAACATGTCCTCCACCTCGACGATCCTGACGAAGTACATTCAGGAGTTCGACATGAACGTCGGCGAGGAAGTCGCCACCGCGCTGCTGTACGGCATCCGGGCGGAGACGCTCGACTTCAAGCGGGACACGACGCCCGCGGACCTGACGGCCGCGGCGTACCTCTATCCGTTCGCGAACCACGACACCTTAGAGCAGGTCGAGTCGCCGAGCATGTCCCCGGAGACGCTCGACGTGCTCGCGGAGGCGATCACCAACCGCGAGGTGCAGGGGAGCCACCTCGTCTCGAACGCCGGGTTCATCCGTGACCGCGACGCCCTCTCGCAGGCGGCCCAGCACCTCCTGAACCTGGAGGGGATCACGACGACCGCCGTCTTCGGCATCGCCGACGACACCATCTACCTCGCCGCGCGCTCGAAGGACATCCGCATGAACATCGGGAAGGTGCTCGCCGACGCCTACGCGGAGATCGGCGAGGCCGCGGGCCACTCGACGCAGGCCAGCGCGGAGATCCCGCTGGGCATCTTCACGGGCATCGAGACCAACGAGGAGAACCGTGACACGCTCCTCCAGTTGACGGAGGAAGCGGTGAAGCGGAAACTGTTCGACGCGATGGGCGTCGAGAGCGGAGAGAGCGGGAACGGCTCCTAG
- the guaB gene encoding IMP dehydrogenase — MANDVPEDEPFSEKLRVPEALTFDDVLLRPKESEVEPDEADLSTRVSTNVELNVPILSAAMDTVTESELAIEMARQGGLGVLHRNMNVDRMAAEIERIKRADELVIRDVVTARPEQTVREVDEMMEREGVSGAPVVDEDDEVLGIISGTDIRPYLEVGERDEVREAMTDEVITAPEDVTAREALELMYEYKIERVPIVDDENRLVGLLTMQGILQRREYDNAARDDDGRLLAAAAVGPFETDRATAADEAGADALFIDTAHAHNQNVIDGARDIKEAVDADVVVGNVGTREAALDLVDFADGIKVGIGPGSICTTRVVSGAGMPQITAVAQVADVAAEHDVPVIADGGIRYSGDAIKAIAAGADAVMLGSYFAGTEEAPGRVITMNGKKYKQYRGMGSVGAMAGGDDDENRYLKEAPEDEEEYVPEGVEAATPYKGTLQSELHQLSGGMQSGMGYVGAATIPEFKERSEFVRVSSAGQRESHAHDVVITDEAPNYSPDE; from the coding sequence ATGGCGAACGACGTTCCTGAGGACGAACCCTTCTCCGAGAAGCTCCGAGTACCGGAAGCGCTGACGTTCGACGACGTGCTCCTCCGCCCGAAGGAGAGCGAGGTCGAGCCGGACGAGGCGGACCTGTCGACGCGCGTCTCGACCAACGTCGAACTGAACGTGCCGATACTCTCGGCGGCGATGGACACGGTGACCGAGAGCGAGCTGGCCATCGAGATGGCCCGGCAGGGCGGCCTGGGTGTCCTGCACCGCAACATGAACGTCGACCGGATGGCCGCCGAGATCGAGCGCATCAAGCGCGCCGACGAGCTCGTCATCCGCGACGTCGTCACCGCGCGGCCGGAACAGACCGTCCGCGAGGTCGACGAGATGATGGAGCGCGAGGGCGTCAGCGGCGCGCCCGTCGTCGACGAGGACGACGAGGTGCTCGGCATCATCAGCGGCACCGACATCCGCCCGTACCTGGAGGTCGGCGAGCGCGACGAGGTCCGCGAGGCGATGACCGACGAGGTCATCACCGCGCCCGAGGACGTCACTGCGCGCGAGGCGCTCGAACTGATGTACGAGTACAAGATCGAGCGCGTCCCGATCGTGGACGACGAGAACCGGCTGGTCGGCCTCCTCACGATGCAGGGGATCCTCCAGCGCCGCGAGTACGACAACGCCGCCCGCGACGACGACGGCAGGCTGCTCGCGGCCGCCGCCGTCGGCCCGTTCGAGACGGACCGCGCGACGGCCGCCGACGAGGCGGGCGCCGACGCCCTGTTCATCGACACCGCGCACGCGCACAACCAGAACGTCATCGACGGCGCGCGCGATATCAAGGAGGCGGTCGACGCGGACGTCGTCGTCGGCAACGTCGGCACGCGCGAGGCCGCGCTCGACCTCGTCGACTTCGCCGACGGGATCAAGGTCGGCATCGGCCCGGGCAGCATCTGCACGACGCGAGTCGTCAGCGGCGCGGGCATGCCCCAGATCACCGCGGTCGCTCAGGTCGCCGACGTCGCCGCAGAGCACGACGTGCCCGTCATCGCGGACGGCGGCATCCGCTACTCCGGCGACGCGATCAAGGCCATCGCCGCCGGGGCAGACGCCGTCATGCTCGGCTCCTACTTCGCGGGCACGGAGGAGGCGCCCGGCCGCGTCATCACGATGAACGGCAAGAAGTACAAGCAGTACCGCGGCATGGGCAGCGTCGGTGCGATGGCCGGCGGCGACGACGACGAGAACCGCTACCTGAAGGAAGCCCCCGAGGACGAGGAGGAGTACGTCCCCGAGGGCGTCGAGGCCGCGACGCCGTACAAGGGCACCCTGCAGAGCGAGCTCCACCAGCTCTCCGGCGGGATGCAGAGCGGCATGGGCTACGTCGGCGCGGCGACGATCCCCGAGTTCAAGGAGCGCTCGGAGTTCGTCCGCGTCTCCTCGGCGGGCCAGCGCGAGAGCCACGCCCACGACGTCGTCATCACCGACGAGGCGCCGAACTACAGCCCCGACGAGTAA
- a CDS encoding hydrogenase maturation nickel metallochaperone HypA encodes MFRPGNEMGVLKRLRDTIRDSPAKRYECFHCDGTYDTSYRVCPSCGGPRLERID; translated from the coding sequence ATGTTCCGGCCGGGGAACGAGATGGGCGTCCTGAAACGACTCCGCGACACTATCCGTGACAGTCCGGCCAAACGGTACGAGTGCTTCCACTGCGACGGCACGTACGACACGTCCTACCGGGTGTGTCCGTCCTGCGGCGGTCCGCGGCTCGAACGGATCGACTGA
- a CDS encoding DUF7504 family protein, which yields MARTTTDGDGERTVSVDPGTQCLVGVPSMRSPLDYLPRSAFENLLVVSTTRPPSAVERTVRARSGDPENVGVVPVSGSAVDYDGPLWVADVVGPTDLTGVDARFADAVRYVEPGEGWVAFDNVNVLLMYARADNVYQLVSAVASRSRKRNARGVFAVVPGAVTESTHDRFREPFDAELRLARRE from the coding sequence ATGGCGCGGACGACGACTGACGGGGACGGCGAGCGGACGGTCTCGGTCGATCCGGGGACGCAGTGTCTGGTCGGCGTGCCGTCGATGCGGTCGCCGCTCGATTACCTCCCACGGTCCGCGTTCGAGAACCTGCTCGTCGTCTCGACCACGCGGCCGCCGAGCGCGGTCGAGCGGACCGTCCGCGCCCGCAGCGGGGACCCGGAGAACGTCGGCGTCGTCCCGGTGTCGGGGTCGGCCGTCGACTACGACGGGCCCCTCTGGGTGGCGGACGTCGTCGGGCCGACGGACCTGACGGGCGTCGACGCGCGCTTCGCCGACGCCGTCCGCTACGTCGAACCGGGCGAGGGCTGGGTCGCGTTCGACAACGTCAACGTGTTGCTCATGTACGCCCGGGCGGACAACGTCTACCAGCTCGTTTCGGCCGTCGCCTCCCGGTCCCGGAAGCGAAACGCCCGCGGTGTCTTCGCGGTCGTCCCCGGTGCGGTGACCGAGAGCACACACGACCGGTTTCGCGAGCCGTTCGACGCCGAACTCCGATTGGCCCGCCGGGAGTGA